One Nicotiana tomentosiformis chromosome 4, ASM39032v3, whole genome shotgun sequence genomic window carries:
- the LOC138910481 gene encoding uncharacterized protein, with protein MVRTRTTGSNDQPPVPPVRATRGRGRGRGQGRGRGRGIARTSVGTSPVVPPVAPAQEQIPDTVEPAGPTQAPTTPIVIPGLQEALDHILIVCTGLAQVVLAQAVPSTSQDGGEDEQRRLERFERLRPPPFSGTESEDAQGFLDRFQWMLWTTGILETSGVSLTTFRFYRATLRWWKAYERCRPVGAVPLTWKEFSVLFLEKFVPQSRREELRRQFEKLHQDGMSVTQYEMRFSKLARHAVWLVPTDRERIMRFIDDLTYQLRLLMTRERVSSVTFDEVVYIAR; from the exons atggtgaggacgcgtactacAGGATCGAAcgatcagccaccagtgccaccagttagggccacgagaggccgaggccgtggtagaggtcagggccgaggtagaggtcgaggtatagctcgtacATCAGTTGGAACatcacctgtagtaccaccagttgctccagctcaggagcagattccggatacagttgagccggcgggaccaaCTCAAGCACCAACtacacctattgtgattccaggccttcaggaggctctggaCCATATATTGATAGTttgtactggtcttgctcaggtggttttggctcaggccgtACCTTCCACTTCTCAggatgggggag aggatgaacaaaggagacttgagagatttgagaggcttcgacctccaccatttagcggtactgagtcagaggatgctcagggttttttggaTAGGTTTCAATGGATGCTttggacaacgggtattctggagaccagtggggtctcgttaaCTACTTTTAGGTTTTATAGGGCTACCTTAAGATGGTGGaaggcttatgagaggtgcaggccagttggtgcagtaccacttacatggaaggagttctccgttctctttttggagaagtttgtgccgcagtctcgcagagaggagctgcgcagacagtttgagaagTTACATCAAGATGGTATGTCTGTGACgcaatacgagatgagattttcgaagttggctcgtcatgcagtttggttggttcccactgatagggagaggattatgaggttcattgatgaccTCACATATCaactgcggttacttatgactagggagagggtatctagtgttacttttgatgaggtagtttacattgctcggtag